Within Candidatus Neomarinimicrobiota bacterium, the genomic segment AATATGGTCTGACGGGTCATATCCTTCCGGTTCTGACTCCATGGCATAGGCAAACATCAACGAATCCGCCTCTTCAAACACCACGGCATGATAGACCCTCCCACTCTCTTGCGTAGACGTGACAAACCGGGCGGGATCGTGGGAAACCAGGTACTGTTCTGCCGCCTGGTAAAGGTTCTCGTCACCAGGAGAACTCTCCCGTACCAGGGCACTTATGAGATCAAAATCGTAGGAATTCTCCGGATCGAAGATAATATCAAAAATGAGCGCTTTCGGATTCCCCGAAGACACCACATCGATAAGCTGGCCATGGTACGCGTATGGCCAATCCCTAAATTTTCCCAGGATCTCCATGGAGTTCTGCTCAATGTCGATCATGACAACATCCTCAATGGAGGCTTCCTCAACCCCCGCAACTTTTCCCTTCATCCGGGCGTCATAAGAGCGAAATTCATATCCGTCCAGCATCGATTTCAGAAAAAATCCTTCGATCTCCGTTCCCCAGCCCACCAGAAGACCCACCACCAGACCGATGAAAGCAGCAATTCCAATCCTCTTTAAGACATTACGCATCATTACTGCGAGTGTTCATGTATTCATGTGTTAAGGTGTTAATGCGTTTGGGTTTCAAATTCCCACTCGAACACTTAAACACTCAAACACTTGAACACTATTCTTGACCATCCAATTCCTGGTTCCACTTGACCCAGTCAAGTTCAGTATCCGCGCCTTTATCGAACTCAAACATGTGATATTTCCCGTCTTTCCGGATGTTGATCTGCATTCCTTCAACAAGTGTGATCCATTCTTCCAGAGTCACCTCATACGGTCCCGCCACCTGCTCAGGTGCCTCCAGTTCCTCAACGGGACCCAACTTGAACCTGGGTGCACCTCCTTTGGGAACCTGATCCTCTCTCATCTCCTGGACGTTCTGCGCCCAGTTCACATCCACTTCGCCATCGTAGACCAGCACAGAACTTTCCTCCTCGCCCGCGTTCACCCGGTATTTTGTTCCACGAATAGCCGCCACCGCAGTGGGCGTACGGATGGTTACATTCTTCTTTTCTCCGAAAGCGGCTCTGGCACTCACCCAGATCTTTCCTTTGTTAAGATTCGCATTGAAGTCCTTCTGGAGAGGCTTCACGTTCGCCTCGTTCAGTTCCAGTTCGGAACTCTCACCCATCCGGACCTTGGCCCCGCCAGTGAGTGTTATCTCAGCCCTCGACTTCGCCTTGGTTTGCACAACATCCTTGACAAAAACCGTATGTTTCACTTTCGCCCGCGTCCAGTCTGACTTCCCGGCCTCCCGTACGTTAACTATTCCCAGCGGGAGGGTAATTTTTCCAAACTCCTTTGTGGCGGGACGGAAGGCCACGAGTAAACCCAGAAGAAGAACCATGATTCCAAGTAGACCAAATCTTCCTCTCATATCCCAAATCCTCCTTAGCCTGAATAATTCACCACGTTGAAAATTAAGTTATGAAAACTGGTCCCATTATGCACGAATTAATCAAAATAAAAGCCGCCCAAACCCGGGCGGCCGATCATAGATGTTTCTGAAAAACCGGAACAGATTGTGGTCACCGCATTGAGCTGCTACTCTTCCTCCTGAAGTTCTTCCACCAGCAGGGAATCAATCATCACGGCCAGTTCTCCTTCAAAATCCTCCCCTTCATGAAATCCTCTCTTGGTGAGTCTGATTTTCCGGAGCTTGTCTATCACAAACAGCCTGGGAAGTGTGGTCACTCCATAGCTTTTCTTCACCATCCCGTAAACATCCTGCAGGATGGGAATAGTAATTCCCTTCTTTTCAAGAAAAGGGCCCGCCTGGGGGGAGTCTTCATATACCTCCACGGTGCGAGTCGCCTCCGTGATATCAATTAAGAAAAACCTCACGTCCTCCCCCTCATATTTTTCGTACAGGTTCTGAAGGTGAGGCAATTCCTTCATACACGGTTGACACCAGGTGGCAAAAAAGCTCACCAGAACCACGTGGCGAACGGGCTGAGACGCCGGCCGGGAGAGAGTGACTCCTGACCACTTGGTTAGCAACTCATAGCCCCCGTCCATTGCCAGAAGGGCGAACCTGGGAGCCTCATCCCCGGGCTTCAGTCCGAGGTCTTCCACTGCTTCCTCCCCGGTCTGGGGCACTCCCACTTCTTCCTGCTCACTTTTCTGCACGGTATCCTGCTCCACCCATGGATCGGCCGCAAGAAGCCATGGTATCATGAAAACAGTGATGGAAGACGCACCGAATTTGATATCCTTCATACTCCTAGTTGACCCCTAATTATGCCGGATCTGGGTGGGCGTCTCGGTTGTAGCATCCGGCAGTTTGGTGAATCAATCGAGCAGAATCATGACTTTGCAGTTGGACAAGAACTGCACGGCCTGGTTCGCATTTTTTATGCGGAAGGCATCACCGTTTGCAACAACCAGGTCCGCCTTGTTTGTCCCCTCGACTCCAATTCCCTTGACCACCAGTGGATTTCCCACCACTCGTGGATCCTGTTGAGCTTTCTCTAAAGTTTTCGAGTAGCCTGCCACACCGAACTTGACAGCGTAATCACGCGTGAAGCTTCCTGGACCATAGACCGGCTGACCGCTCTCATCCAGTATTTTAGGGGACATAGCGGGCCGCACACCCAGTCCCCGGGCATCCACGATGAGACCTGTCACCGTACCAGGTCTGACAGTGGGTGTGGCCACGGTAGCAGGTGCGGAGCCAGGAGCCGGAGCGGAGGCATATCCCGCAGGGGGCAGAACCACGTCCGATATTCCTGACATGTGGACACCCATCTCGATCTCGATGGACGTGTCGCTCAGATAGCGGATGTCATTTGAGTAATCCACCTGGCCATCCCCATTCAAGTCAAGCATCTTGGCACCCTTGACCATCCCTTCTACGCTGGTCTTGATCACGTCGTTTTCAATGGCAGAACCTCTCACCGTCGTCTCCGATGACACCGTTACCGCCATGACCGCTTCCAGAAGATTTCGGAGGCCGTCAATCTTTGCCGCCCGCACCGCAGTAGCTCGCGCCATTCCCGGGTTCTGTGCAAGCGGGCTGATGGCCCCAATCCCCGTGGCCTTCACCCAGCCATTGGAATAATTGATGCCACCGTTATCAACGCTTTGCACCGCGTCATCAGCACCCCATCCCCACTGGGCCGAGACAAAAGTGACAAGTAACAAGTGACAAGTAACAAGGAATAAGGAACGCGTAAGAAAAAAACCCGGCTGTTTCATCTCATCCTCCCAAGAACTATTGTACAACTTCGGCAGAAATTCGATTCCCCGACAATCCCTTGATCTGAAGGCTCACATTCTCCGGTGGAAACTGCATCAGGGCCATCGCCAGATCCTGCGATTTCCCCTCATAAAGGATCTGATACTCGGCAACACCTTCGTTGAATCCTTTATCGAAGGCATTGCGAATGCCCGGTATGATCTGGGACTTCAAATATGAGGCCAGATTCACGTAAGTGGAAAAGTCGACATTGGTTACGACCAGAAATACGTTGATCGCATTGGCCTGTTGCGTACTCCACTTCCGGATCAACTGACCGATAATATCCTGCCCAAGTATACCGGCTGCCTGGTTTACGGCGTTAATGCCAGCGGTAGAGGGAGAAATGTGTGGCTGCTTGCCTCTCGCTTGTGGCACGATAGCAAGGATTTCACCCGTATCGGATCGAACAATCTTTGCATTTATGTCCGCCTGCCCCGAGGTCATGTTGTATATCTGTCCTCCCGATGATATTTTTGCCGTTCCGATCACGACAACTTCCGCTCCCAGTTGACTTGCGATCCCGGCAGCCGCGGTGACATTCCCCACAAGAGCTTGAGCATACTCCTGGTCCCCTCTTAGTGCCTGAACAAGTTGCCGGTCCACTACGTCAAAACCCTTTTCGTAAAACATACTCACGAGCTTCGTCTCCGCGAAATCTGTAGGGGTGTTGTCAATCAGATTCTGCTCCCTGATGAGGAAGACGATCTTGGGCCGGTTCATGGCATTCAGAAGTGTCTGGACAGCCACTTCA encodes:
- a CDS encoding CHASE2 domain-containing protein, which codes for MMRNVLKRIGIAAFIGLVVGLLVGWGTEIEGFFLKSMLDGYEFRSYDARMKGKVAGVEEASIEDVVMIDIEQNSMEILGKFRDWPYAYHGQLIDVVSSGNPKALIFDIIFDPENSYDFDLISALVRESSPGDENLYQAAEQYLVSHDPARFVTSTQESGRVYHAVVFEEADSLMFAYAMESEPEGYDPSDHI
- a CDS encoding TlpA disulfide reductase family protein, with translation MKDIKFGASSITVFMIPWLLAADPWVEQDTVQKSEQEEVGVPQTGEEAVEDLGLKPGDEAPRFALLAMDGGYELLTKWSGVTLSRPASQPVRHVVLVSFFATWCQPCMKELPHLQNLYEKYEGEDVRFFLIDITEATRTVEVYEDSPQAGPFLEKKGITIPILQDVYGMVKKSYGVTTLPRLFVIDKLRKIRLTKRGFHEGEDFEGELAVMIDSLLVEELQEEE
- a CDS encoding FecR family protein, with product MRGRFGLLGIMVLLLGLLVAFRPATKEFGKITLPLGIVNVREAGKSDWTRAKVKHTVFVKDVVQTKAKSRAEITLTGGAKVRMGESSELELNEANVKPLQKDFNANLNKGKIWVSARAAFGEKKNVTIRTPTAVAAIRGTKYRVNAGEEESSVLVYDGEVDVNWAQNVQEMREDQVPKGGAPRFKLGPVEELEAPEQVAGPYEVTLEEWITLVEGMQINIRKDGKYHMFEFDKGADTELDWVKWNQELDGQE